A stretch of Rubinisphaera margarita DNA encodes these proteins:
- a CDS encoding sugar phosphate isomerase/epimerase family protein: MIRFAVTVSLVEQARGGPFVYWDDLAAAFHEAKELGYDAIEIFAPSATHVDRTELRQLIQDTGLQVAAVGTGAGMVVHQLHLCDADESRRNKAIGFISDIIEWGAEFNAPAIIGSMQGRFDKAEGKEASLRRLSDALKTLGKHAADRGVPLIYEPLNRYETNLFNKLADAAEFLKQEKIENVVLLADLFHMNIEESNLADAFRAAGKLTGHIHFVDSNRQAAGFGHLDFEPIVEALNEIGYDGYISAEAFPIPDPSATARQTIKRYRELFPR, translated from the coding sequence ATGATTCGTTTTGCAGTCACAGTCAGTCTTGTTGAACAGGCTCGTGGTGGTCCGTTCGTGTATTGGGACGATCTCGCAGCCGCTTTCCACGAAGCCAAAGAGCTCGGCTACGACGCCATCGAGATTTTCGCTCCCTCCGCGACGCATGTTGACCGCACCGAATTGCGGCAACTCATTCAGGACACCGGTCTGCAGGTCGCGGCTGTTGGAACGGGAGCCGGCATGGTCGTGCATCAGTTGCATCTCTGCGATGCCGACGAGTCGCGTCGCAACAAGGCGATCGGCTTCATCAGCGACATCATCGAATGGGGAGCCGAGTTCAACGCTCCAGCCATCATCGGCTCGATGCAGGGACGTTTCGACAAAGCCGAAGGCAAAGAAGCATCGTTGCGTCGTCTCAGCGATGCTCTGAAAACGCTGGGCAAGCACGCGGCCGATCGGGGCGTGCCGCTGATTTATGAACCGCTCAACCGGTACGAAACCAATCTGTTCAACAAGCTGGCCGATGCCGCCGAGTTTCTGAAGCAGGAGAAGATTGAGAACGTCGTCCTGCTCGCCGACCTGTTCCACATGAACATTGAAGAGAGCAATCTCGCCGATGCATTCCGGGCGGCTGGAAAGCTGACCGGGCATATTCACTTTGTCGATTCGAATCGTCAGGCGGCTGGGTTTGGGCATCTCGACTTCGAGCCGATTGTCGAGGCTCTGAACGAGATCGGCTACGATGGCTACATCTCCGCCGAAGCGTTTCCGATTCCCGATCCATCGGCCACGGCTCGCCAGACCATCAAACGGTATCGCGAACTCTTCCCCCGTTGA
- the gatB gene encoding Asp-tRNA(Asn)/Glu-tRNA(Gln) amidotransferase subunit GatB, protein MSDYKLVIGLEVHVQLLTETKLFSGCINRFNPDAPNTQTDPVTIGLPGTLPVMNRKAFRLAVRSAMALNCEIARFTKWDRKQYFYPDLPKGYQISQYDLPFSSNGYLDVETDLSPEKKRVRINRVHLEEDAGKNMHDESGRGGDSLVDLNRAGTPLLEIVSEPDMNSAFEARKYLEELRLLMTYLGVSDCNMQEGSLRCDANVNLHIPQEDGSVIATPIVEIKNMNSIRGVEAAIQHESTRQFKHWQKTGERFGDVAKQTRGWDADKGTTFAQRGKEEASDYRYFPDPDLVPITVDDTFLAEIRNELVEFPSLKKQRFESEYQLSAYDANVIVDQGREYAEYYETVARTCGDGKQAANWVTQDVQRELNDRGLTIGQFWIPAEVLGTLLGKIVSGDLTNKGGREVFAEFLAHPDSTPVVEDVDRIIDEKGLKPVTDTGAIEAIVDGVLDRNQKIVDDVKGGKQQAVGPLIGQVMKELKGADPKTVRQTLLDRIAAR, encoded by the coding sequence ATGTCAGATTACAAGCTTGTCATCGGTCTCGAAGTTCACGTTCAGTTGCTGACGGAGACGAAGCTCTTCAGCGGCTGCATCAATCGCTTCAACCCGGATGCTCCCAATACGCAGACTGATCCGGTCACCATCGGCCTGCCGGGGACGTTGCCGGTGATGAACCGCAAGGCGTTTCGGCTCGCCGTGCGTTCGGCGATGGCACTGAACTGCGAGATTGCCCGCTTCACCAAATGGGATCGCAAGCAGTACTTCTACCCCGACCTGCCGAAGGGGTATCAGATCAGCCAGTACGATCTTCCGTTCAGCAGCAACGGGTATCTCGACGTCGAGACCGATCTGTCGCCCGAGAAGAAACGGGTGCGAATTAACCGCGTCCATCTCGAAGAAGACGCCGGCAAGAACATGCACGATGAATCGGGCCGCGGCGGCGACAGCCTGGTCGACCTGAACCGGGCCGGCACGCCGCTGCTGGAGATTGTTTCCGAGCCGGACATGAACTCGGCCTTCGAAGCCCGGAAGTATCTTGAAGAGCTGCGTCTGCTGATGACCTATCTCGGCGTCTCCGACTGCAACATGCAGGAGGGGAGCCTCCGCTGCGATGCCAACGTGAACCTGCACATTCCGCAGGAAGACGGTTCGGTCATCGCCACGCCGATTGTCGAGATCAAGAACATGAACAGCATCCGCGGCGTCGAGGCGGCCATTCAGCACGAAAGCACGCGGCAGTTCAAGCACTGGCAGAAGACCGGCGAACGTTTCGGCGATGTCGCCAAGCAGACTCGCGGCTGGGACGCCGACAAGGGGACCACGTTCGCTCAGCGGGGCAAGGAAGAAGCCTCCGACTACCGCTACTTCCCGGATCCCGATCTGGTGCCGATTACGGTCGACGACACTTTTCTGGCCGAGATCCGCAACGAACTGGTCGAGTTCCCCTCGCTCAAGAAGCAGCGGTTCGAGTCGGAATATCAGCTGTCGGCCTACGATGCCAACGTGATTGTCGACCAGGGCCGCGAGTACGCCGAGTATTACGAAACCGTGGCCCGCACCTGCGGCGACGGCAAACAGGCCGCCAACTGGGTGACGCAGGACGTTCAACGCGAGTTGAATGACCGTGGCCTGACGATCGGTCAGTTCTGGATTCCAGCCGAGGTGCTCGGAACACTTCTCGGGAAGATCGTCTCCGGCGACCTGACGAACAAGGGCGGCCGCGAAGTCTTCGCCGAGTTCCTCGCTCACCCCGACTCCACTCCCGTGGTGGAAGACGTCGACCGGATCATCGATGAGAAGGGCCTGAAGCCGGTGACCGATACCGGAGCCATCGAAGCGATCGTCGATGGCGTCCTCGACCGCAATCAGAAGATTGTCGACGATGTCAAAGGCGGCAAACAACAGGCCGTCGGCCCGCTGATCGGCCAGGTGATGAAGGAACTCAAAGGCGCGGACCCGAAAACCGTTCGCCAGACCCTTCTCGATCGGATTGCCGCGAGGTAA
- a CDS encoding type III pantothenate kinase, giving the protein MTESILAADVGNTRAKFALLKRASDTALPEPLQTVVWNYDRPFSPTLLQNLTFDRFVIAGSHYGHIDEIVQAWPNQLPQPRVIRSARELPIELQVDAPDLVGVDRVLNALAARCEQPGVPAIVIDSGTATTIDVVSEAGVFLGGAILPGYELSAHALHDYTNKLPLIPLKDILGDTPEVIGKNTYAALRSGLIWGHVGAVNEIVQRITAELHYDSASDPAIYLTGGAAPLLKDHLGKTVRERPQLTLQGLAHIASQLP; this is encoded by the coding sequence GTGACCGAGTCCATTCTGGCCGCCGATGTCGGCAATACGCGGGCCAAGTTCGCGCTGCTGAAACGCGCGTCTGATACAGCACTCCCTGAACCACTGCAGACCGTCGTCTGGAACTACGATCGCCCCTTCTCTCCGACTCTCCTGCAGAACCTTACATTCGACCGGTTCGTGATTGCCGGCTCGCATTACGGGCATATCGATGAAATTGTGCAGGCCTGGCCGAATCAACTGCCGCAGCCTCGAGTGATCCGCTCGGCTCGCGAGCTTCCGATTGAACTGCAGGTCGATGCCCCCGATCTCGTCGGCGTCGATCGCGTGCTCAATGCGTTGGCCGCTCGCTGCGAACAGCCAGGCGTCCCGGCGATTGTCATCGACTCCGGCACCGCCACCACAATCGATGTCGTTTCCGAAGCCGGGGTGTTTCTCGGCGGCGCGATCCTGCCGGGCTATGAACTTTCCGCGCATGCTCTGCACGACTACACCAACAAGCTCCCCCTCATTCCGCTGAAAGACATTCTCGGCGACACCCCGGAAGTGATCGGAAAGAACACGTACGCCGCCCTCCGCAGTGGACTCATTTGGGGACACGTCGGAGCCGTGAACGAAATCGTGCAGCGAATCACCGCCGAACTGCATTACGACTCGGCTTCAGACCCGGCGATTTACCTCACCGGCGGAGCAGCCCCGCTCCTGAAAGACCACCTCGGCAAGACCGTTCGCGAACGCCCGCAATTAACCCTCCAGGGACTCGCCCACATCGCCAGTCAACTCCCGTAG
- a CDS encoding Gfo/Idh/MocA family protein has protein sequence MKRVTQNRRQFLQTTGALSAGLFVSGLPARASASPNEKLNLAIIGCGHKGWHNVTQLTHENIAVLCDIDANLLGKAAETHSQARQYRDYRDMLDKEAQHVDAVVVSTADHSHAPATIRALDLKKPVYCEKPLTHTVAEARAIAEKAEETGVATQMGTQIHASDNYRRVVELLQSKVIGEVTEVYHWCNKGWSEGRYVAWDKPIPAHVDWDLFLGPAKKRPYSPNVHPSNWRRFWDFGMGTFGDMGCHIMDLSFWGLELTHPTRVKANGPEVHPDGCPTWCQAEYDFPAIKGRPALKLYWSDGGKHHDMVANTTDANGKPLSGWGIGVLYVGTKGMLAANYSQRQLLPGDKFADVKPPEETIPASVGHWVEWTNAIKNGTPTTCPFRYSGRLTETVLLGPVAFRTGKELQWDAASLKATNAPEASQFVHKDYRSGWEVQT, from the coding sequence ATGAAGCGCGTGACTCAGAACCGTCGTCAGTTTCTACAAACCACGGGAGCCCTCAGCGCAGGGTTATTCGTCTCCGGACTCCCCGCCCGGGCCTCCGCTTCTCCGAACGAGAAGCTCAACCTGGCGATCATTGGTTGCGGTCACAAAGGGTGGCACAACGTTACCCAGCTCACTCACGAGAACATCGCCGTCCTCTGCGATATCGATGCAAACCTGCTCGGCAAAGCGGCCGAAACGCATTCCCAGGCCCGTCAGTATCGCGACTACCGCGACATGCTCGACAAAGAAGCTCAGCACGTCGATGCCGTGGTCGTGTCGACTGCCGATCACAGCCACGCACCGGCCACTATTCGGGCCCTTGATCTGAAGAAGCCGGTCTACTGCGAGAAGCCGCTCACGCATACCGTGGCCGAAGCCCGTGCCATTGCCGAGAAGGCTGAAGAAACCGGTGTCGCCACGCAAATGGGAACGCAGATCCACGCCAGCGACAACTATCGCCGCGTGGTGGAACTGCTGCAGTCGAAAGTCATTGGCGAGGTCACCGAGGTTTATCACTGGTGCAACAAAGGCTGGTCGGAAGGCCGGTATGTCGCCTGGGACAAGCCGATCCCGGCTCACGTCGACTGGGATCTGTTCCTCGGACCCGCGAAGAAACGGCCTTATTCCCCGAACGTCCATCCGTCCAACTGGCGACGATTCTGGGACTTCGGCATGGGCACGTTCGGCGACATGGGTTGCCACATCATGGACCTGAGCTTCTGGGGACTGGAGTTGACTCACCCCACGCGCGTCAAAGCCAACGGTCCCGAGGTTCATCCGGATGGTTGCCCGACCTGGTGTCAGGCGGAATACGACTTCCCGGCCATCAAGGGACGCCCTGCTCTGAAGCTTTACTGGTCCGATGGCGGCAAGCATCACGACATGGTTGCCAACACCACCGATGCAAACGGCAAGCCGCTTTCGGGATGGGGCATCGGCGTGCTCTATGTCGGCACGAAAGGCATGCTGGCCGCGAATTACTCGCAGCGTCAGCTGCTGCCCGGCGATAAGTTTGCCGATGTGAAGCCGCCGGAAGAAACGATCCCCGCTTCGGTCGGACACTGGGTCGAATGGACGAACGCCATTAAGAACGGCACCCCCACGACCTGTCCGTTCCGCTACTCCGGACGCCTGACCGAAACCGTTCTTCTCGGACCGGTCGCCTTCCGCACGGGCAAAGAGCTGCAGTGGGATGCGGCCAGCCTGAAAGCGACGAACGCCCCGGAAGCCTCCCAGTTCGTGCACAAAGATTACCGGTCCGGCTGGGAAGTCCAGACCTGA
- a CDS encoding putative quinol monooxygenase, producing MFCINVVLRVHEAGRVEEMQELLRQAGRLSRQEPGCVRFEVYHDQNDPQNFLLSEHWETKEAWEVHKTAEAFTTIYQPQVLPHVDRTPYFCGLVE from the coding sequence ATGTTTTGTATCAATGTCGTGCTGCGAGTCCACGAAGCCGGTCGCGTGGAAGAAATGCAGGAACTGCTCCGCCAGGCCGGCCGCCTTTCGCGGCAGGAGCCCGGTTGCGTTCGCTTCGAAGTCTACCACGACCAGAACGATCCGCAGAACTTCCTGCTCAGCGAGCACTGGGAGACGAAGGAAGCCTGGGAAGTTCACAAGACAGCCGAGGCGTTCACCACGATTTACCAGCCGCAGGTTCTGCCGCACGTCGATCGCACGCCATACTTCTGCGGGCTGGTTGAGTGA